DNA from Brachyspira aalborgi:
AATCACCAAATGCTTTTATTAGGTTTTCTCAATTCTGGCTCGTCATTGCTTGGAATAACTTTTTTTAATTCGCTATATAATCTCTTCTCTTCTGAAGACAATTTTTTATTAACATCGATATTAACTATCACAAGCAAATCGCCTCTAACTCCTCTATTTAAGTTTGTAGCTCCGCCGCCTTTTAATTTGAAAACCTGTCCGCTATTCGTTCCCGCTGGAATTTTTATTTTTACTTTTTTCTTATCCAAAGTTTCTATAAGTATATCTGCTCCTAAAGTCGCTTGAACTATATTAATTCCTACTTCGGTTATCAAATCAATTCCATCTCTTATAAAATATTTATGAGGCAAAACATTAATATACAAATATAAATCGCCTGGAATTCCGCCCGCAATCGCTTCGCCTTCCTTTGAAACTCTAAGTTGAGTATTATCGTCTATGCCTTTTGGAATATTAACCGAAATAGTTTTAGGTTTTTTAATCGTTCCAGCTCCTCTGCAATTTTTACAAGGTGTTGTCACTATCGAACCGCTTCCATGACATCTACTGCAAGTTCTTCTAACGCTAAAAAATCCTTGCGAACTTCTTATCTCTCCGCTTCCTCCACAAGTCGGGCAAGTTGTGGTTTTTGTTCCTGGCTCAGCTCCGCTTCCATGACAAACATCGCAAATATCGTTTTTGTCAAGTTTAATTTCCATTTTCTTGCCAAATACCGCATCTTCCAAAGAAAGATTAATATCGTATCTTATATCGTTTCCTCTTCTCTGCCTTGTAGAACTTCTGCTTCCAAATCCGCCTCCAAAAAAAGAACTAAATATATCGTCTAAATCGCCAAATCCTCCGCCGCCAAACATTGAAGAAAAATCAAAACCGCCTCTTCCGTAAGCGTCCGCAAAATCGCTATGAACTCCTTGAAATCCGAATTTATCGTATTGAGAGCGTTTTTTTTCGTCCGATAATATTTCGTAAGCTTCCGTAGCTTCTTTAAATTTTTCTTCCGCTTCTTTATTTCCAGGGTTTCTGTCAGGATGATATTGCATAGCCAATTTTCTGTAGGCTTTCTTTATCTCA
Protein-coding regions in this window:
- the dnaJ gene encoding molecular chaperone DnaJ produces the protein MADKRDYYEVLGVSKTANVDEIKKAYRKLAMQYHPDRNPGNKEAEEKFKEATEAYEILSDEKKRSQYDKFGFQGVHSDFADAYGRGGFDFSSMFGGGGFGDLDDIFSSFFGGGFGSRSSTRQRRGNDIRYDINLSLEDAVFGKKMEIKLDKNDICDVCHGSGAEPGTKTTTCPTCGGSGEIRSSQGFFSVRRTCSRCHGSGSIVTTPCKNCRGAGTIKKPKTISVNIPKGIDDNTQLRVSKEGEAIAGGIPGDLYLYINVLPHKYFIRDGIDLITEVGINIVQATLGADILIETLDKKKVKIKIPAGTNSGQVFKLKGGGATNLNRGVRGDLLVIVNIDVNKKLSSEEKRLYSELKKVIPSNDEPELRKPNKSIW